In Methylobacterium aquaticum, the following are encoded in one genomic region:
- a CDS encoding glycosyltransferase has translation MDFSKQLRLDASESTATLDINFYRSYYKELNDAPDDEIVRHWEEFGRAEGRFGTETQARTAAVACDGLPQDFDIETYLRLNPDVAAAVKWDFQAVYHYIEYGKEEQRAYAGPPPVDVPEAVAMPDVEVSPELNVLPEALPAPEVVVVPEAAAEPEAATDDLPWGFNLASYVACNPDIAGAISSNSGRLKHYFDYGRAENRNNAPLHYDAIFLSQLYGVSVPNGLSGRQAVSLVKQRLRPADDQIIYFCEAEAAKFNGIEIPYFSQYFDHDYYRYKYLRSSGKFFNRAECVRHFCEIGQHEQFDISGDAAFDDAFFRAEHESDGSAAGSTREERYRRWLRSGPGEPLWPNLRMLVRFVYGAKLPRSVEAGVAARVAQEADRAEPAKPSQIVASLLAWTLDLNDPAAAGFFIDVADARARQGQDVEAAELYARALVHAPGHPRALDRRADLIQRGGNLALATGLRRHILALDAGTEWTFRQLADGEIALGEPEAALRTMVAGVKKYPGDVGLRLHLREAQEKFFYDVWEKSADLALDAGYDKARALVTGAARSLASGEERPTVGAGPVRRVAVYANCGLAQCRFYRVDQRAEQLVAAGYEVTVYDYTKNHDQYMLDLMQIDYTIFYRVPAFPNVIDAITKTAQLGVVTIYDTDDLVFDSEYFPPGLDTYAGLIDARQHASMACGVSLFAEAAALCEYGMASTPSLARHLERRVRTGTVFHHPNALSGAHVVSMQGRGPATAARDAVTIFYGSGTKAHKLDFEQLIEPALARLFETHGARIRLVVVGDVTVSDLLRPWAESIIVSRPIANVGVYWDLLREADINISVLVPDAFNDCKSEIKWMEAAMFGIPSVVSATQTHREVIVGGETGFLCESSAAFHAALDRLVRSPDDRRRIGEAARQVVLDRYGMERQARELAGIIARSTAGQLAPRKKLVIVNVFYPPQAIGGATRVVHDNVRSLGRILGPEWQIDVICTLEGGPVPYALDWYVRDGVRVFCITAGNQPDIDSLVEDPEMGRVFDRVLDRIAPDLIHFHCIQRLTTSCLTAATRRNIPYLITMHDGWWISPHQFLIDGNRAVVTYDYTGRASLDTYMSEDYVRARTLLRCIRGAERVLTVSRPFGELCRRVGLDRIEVVENGVSRLPEVMRTESPTGRVRLGFIGGLADHKGYGLIRNVIRNEPFRNLSLLLIDHAMHPNERVTEEWGSVPVEIRGKFPQSGVGGLYAHIDVLLAPSVWPESYGLVTREAIASGCWVVASDRGAVAECVVEGRNGLVVDVADETGLLAALRVIDDNPAVYLRSPDHTIPIRTADQQAEDLAVIYGEVVEADRAKRT, from the coding sequence ATGGATTTTTCCAAGCAGTTGCGGCTCGACGCGAGCGAGAGTACCGCGACGCTCGATATCAATTTTTATCGTAGTTATTACAAAGAATTGAATGACGCCCCGGACGACGAGATCGTCCGCCATTGGGAGGAATTCGGGCGGGCCGAGGGGCGTTTCGGAACCGAAACGCAAGCCCGGACCGCTGCGGTCGCCTGCGATGGGCTTCCGCAGGATTTCGACATCGAAACGTATCTGCGTCTGAACCCGGATGTCGCGGCCGCGGTCAAATGGGATTTTCAGGCGGTCTACCACTACATCGAGTACGGCAAGGAGGAGCAACGGGCTTACGCCGGCCCGCCGCCCGTCGACGTTCCTGAAGCCGTCGCCATGCCGGATGTCGAGGTCTCGCCGGAGTTGAATGTCCTCCCCGAGGCTCTCCCCGCGCCGGAGGTCGTCGTTGTGCCGGAAGCCGCTGCCGAGCCGGAGGCGGCCACGGACGATCTTCCCTGGGGCTTCAATCTGGCGAGTTACGTCGCCTGCAATCCCGATATTGCGGGCGCGATCAGCTCCAATAGCGGGCGCTTGAAGCATTATTTCGACTATGGCCGCGCCGAGAATCGCAACAACGCCCCGCTGCATTACGACGCAATCTTTCTTTCGCAGCTCTATGGCGTCAGCGTTCCCAACGGCCTGTCGGGCCGACAGGCCGTCTCCCTCGTCAAGCAGCGACTACGTCCGGCAGACGACCAAATCATTTATTTCTGCGAAGCGGAAGCCGCAAAATTCAACGGAATCGAAATCCCGTATTTTTCACAATACTTCGATCATGATTATTACAGATATAAATATCTCAGGAGTTCGGGAAAATTCTTCAACAGGGCCGAGTGCGTACGACATTTCTGTGAGATCGGGCAGCACGAACAGTTCGACATCTCGGGCGATGCCGCCTTCGACGACGCCTTCTTCCGTGCCGAGCACGAATCCGACGGCTCTGCCGCCGGATCAACGCGAGAGGAGCGCTACCGGCGCTGGCTGAGGAGCGGTCCGGGCGAGCCGCTCTGGCCGAACCTCCGGATGCTCGTGCGGTTCGTCTACGGGGCGAAGCTGCCGCGGTCGGTCGAGGCCGGCGTCGCGGCCCGCGTCGCGCAGGAGGCGGACCGGGCCGAGCCGGCGAAGCCGAGCCAGATCGTGGCGAGCCTGCTGGCATGGACGCTGGACCTGAACGATCCCGCGGCGGCAGGCTTCTTCATCGACGTGGCGGATGCGCGCGCGCGGCAGGGCCAGGATGTCGAGGCCGCCGAACTCTATGCGCGCGCCCTGGTCCATGCTCCGGGCCACCCCCGCGCCCTCGATCGTCGGGCGGACCTGATCCAGCGCGGCGGCAACCTCGCCCTGGCGACCGGTCTGCGCCGCCACATCCTCGCGCTCGATGCCGGCACGGAGTGGACCTTCCGCCAACTGGCCGATGGTGAGATCGCGCTCGGCGAGCCGGAGGCCGCCCTGCGCACCATGGTGGCGGGCGTAAAGAAATATCCGGGCGATGTCGGCCTGCGCCTCCACCTGCGCGAGGCCCAGGAGAAGTTCTTCTACGACGTCTGGGAGAAGAGCGCCGACCTGGCCCTGGACGCGGGCTACGACAAGGCCCGCGCGCTCGTGACCGGGGCCGCGCGATCCCTCGCCTCGGGGGAGGAGCGGCCGACGGTCGGTGCGGGCCCGGTCCGCCGCGTCGCGGTCTACGCCAATTGTGGCCTGGCGCAGTGCCGCTTCTACCGGGTCGACCAGCGCGCCGAGCAGCTCGTGGCGGCCGGCTACGAGGTCACGGTCTACGACTACACCAAAAATCACGACCAATACATGCTCGATCTTATGCAGATCGACTACACGATTTTTTATCGCGTTCCTGCATTTCCAAACGTCATCGATGCCATCACCAAGACGGCCCAGCTCGGTGTCGTGACGATCTACGACACCGACGACCTCGTGTTCGATTCGGAGTATTTCCCACCGGGGCTCGACACCTATGCCGGCCTGATCGACGCCCGCCAGCATGCCTCGATGGCCTGCGGCGTCAGCCTGTTCGCCGAGGCCGCCGCCTTGTGCGAATACGGCATGGCCTCGACGCCGAGCCTCGCCCGGCACCTCGAGCGCCGGGTGCGGACCGGCACGGTGTTCCACCATCCGAACGCCCTGAGCGGCGCGCACGTCGTCAGCATGCAGGGGCGGGGACCGGCGACGGCGGCCCGGGACGCCGTCACGATCTTCTACGGGTCGGGCACCAAGGCCCACAAGCTCGACTTCGAGCAGCTGATCGAGCCGGCCCTGGCACGCCTGTTCGAGACCCACGGGGCTCGGATCCGCCTCGTGGTGGTCGGTGACGTGACGGTCTCGGACCTGCTGCGCCCTTGGGCCGAGTCCATCATCGTCTCGCGGCCGATCGCCAATGTCGGGGTGTACTGGGACCTCCTGCGCGAGGCCGACATCAACATCTCGGTGCTGGTGCCGGACGCCTTCAACGACTGCAAGAGCGAGATCAAATGGATGGAGGCCGCGATGTTCGGCATTCCGTCCGTGGTGAGCGCCACGCAGACGCATCGCGAGGTGATCGTCGGCGGCGAGACCGGTTTCCTGTGCGAGTCGAGCGCGGCGTTCCACGCCGCCCTCGACCGCCTGGTCCGCTCACCCGACGACAGGCGGCGGATCGGCGAGGCGGCCCGGCAGGTCGTGCTCGACCGCTACGGGATGGAGCGCCAGGCGCGGGAACTGGCTGGCATCATCGCGCGGTCGACCGCGGGCCAGCTCGCCCCGCGCAAAAAACTCGTCATCGTCAACGTGTTCTACCCGCCGCAGGCCATCGGCGGCGCGACCCGGGTCGTGCACGACAACGTCCGCTCGCTGGGCCGGATTCTCGGGCCCGAATGGCAGATCGACGTGATCTGTACCCTCGAGGGCGGGCCGGTGCCCTACGCCCTCGACTGGTACGTCCGCGACGGCGTGCGGGTGTTCTGCATCACCGCCGGCAACCAGCCGGACATCGACAGCCTCGTCGAGGATCCGGAGATGGGGCGCGTCTTCGACCGCGTCCTCGACCGGATCGCCCCGGACCTGATCCACTTCCACTGCATCCAGCGGCTGACCACGAGTTGCCTCACCGCCGCGACCCGGCGGAACATCCCCTACCTGATCACGATGCATGACGGGTGGTGGATCTCGCCGCACCAGTTCCTGATCGACGGAAACCGGGCGGTCGTGACCTACGACTATACCGGCCGGGCCTCGCTCGATACCTACATGAGCGAGGACTACGTCAGGGCGCGGACGCTGCTGCGCTGCATCAGGGGCGCCGAGCGCGTCCTGACCGTGTCGCGGCCGTTCGGCGAGTTGTGCCGGCGGGTCGGCCTCGACCGGATCGAGGTGGTCGAGAACGGCGTGTCGCGCCTGCCCGAGGTCATGCGGACCGAGAGCCCGACCGGCCGGGTCCGCCTCGGCTTCATCGGGGGGCTCGCCGACCACAAGGGCTACGGGTTGATCCGCAACGTGATCCGCAACGAGCCGTTCCGGAACCTGAGCCTGCTGCTGATCGACCATGCCATGCACCCGAACGAGCGGGTCACGGAGGAATGGGGGAGCGTGCCGGTCGAGATCCGGGGCAAGTTCCCGCAATCGGGCGTCGGCGGCCTCTACGCCCATATCGACGTGCTGCTGGCGCCCTCGGTCTGGCCGGAGAGCTACGGCCTGGTGACCCGGGAGGCGATCGCCTCGGGCTGCTGGGTCGTCGCGTCCGACCGGGGCGCGGTGGCCGAGTGCGTGGTCGAGGGCCGCAACGGCCTCGTCGTCGACGTGGCGGACGAGACCGGTCTCCTCGCCGCGCTCCGCGTCATCGACGACAACCCGGCGGTCTACCTGCGCTCGCCCGACCACACGATCCCGATCCGGACCGCGGACCAGCAGGCCGAGGACCTCGCGGTCATCTACGGCGAGGTCGTCGAGGCCGACCGGGCGAAGCGGACCTGA